Proteins from one Caulobacter sp. 73W genomic window:
- a CDS encoding response regulator: MSDIRQQLLAAFEVEHREHIEAIRRLLAAGGDLKEAFRRVHSLKGAARAVDMPVIEELSHRLEAIFQRAMDGDGQFDRETLTAIEFGLDAVEGQAAALKLGRQAPSATAALNSLGERLGLTLKAEAPAQAAPAAAAAAPAEEDNDAVTYLRVEAGEVEALSAAALALSAELQSHASLRATLRQIHGEARDLGRLWDRARSGGAAPALEFDIALRRLLRDLGAFTQRKARADWALDQQAREVRDHAERLALTPAEEVFGGLAAMTRELAREDGLKVEVVVEGLDVRADRGLLQALKDPAMHLLRNAVSHGVETAKTRKAKGKPPVAAITLSIAARGDQLELSVRDDGPGPDLERIAVAAVERGLIGPGPHTPEQLLALVFEQGFTTAETVDRLSGRGAGLSVVADAARRLHGSVQMQAGDPWGAVVTLSLPFSASRQTVALVDSADAVYAVPATGVERLLRLGRGDVEMLDGRPTVRIVIGGEDVVVPLVPLSALIDLTAAPLPIEADAVKALLINSGGRRLAVAVDGLRDVRSMLVNETPGLLLDPSLVTGGVQLEDETPALVLDPEALIRRWTEGGRAAAAAEVRDEAAAVRTILVVDDSITTRTLEKSILEAQGYRVVLSVDGLDALEKLRSGGEVFDLVVADVEMPRMDGFSLLQAIKADAALSVLPVILMTSRQDPEDVRRGLTLGAGAYITKQKFDQRELLATIGQLL, translated from the coding sequence GTGTCCGACATCCGTCAGCAACTGCTCGCCGCCTTCGAGGTCGAGCACCGTGAGCACATCGAGGCGATCCGTCGCCTGCTGGCGGCTGGCGGCGATCTGAAGGAGGCTTTCCGCCGGGTGCACAGCCTGAAGGGCGCCGCCCGCGCCGTGGACATGCCGGTGATCGAGGAACTGTCTCACCGTCTGGAGGCGATCTTCCAGCGGGCCATGGACGGCGACGGACAGTTCGACCGCGAGACCCTGACCGCCATCGAGTTCGGCCTCGACGCGGTCGAGGGCCAGGCCGCCGCCCTGAAGCTGGGCCGCCAGGCGCCTTCGGCCACGGCGGCGTTGAACAGCCTGGGCGAGCGGCTGGGCCTGACGCTGAAAGCCGAAGCGCCGGCGCAGGCCGCGCCGGCCGCGGCGGCCGCGGCGCCGGCAGAGGAAGACAACGACGCGGTCACCTATCTGCGGGTCGAGGCGGGCGAGGTCGAGGCTCTGTCGGCCGCCGCCCTGGCCCTGTCGGCGGAACTGCAAAGCCACGCCAGCCTGCGCGCCACCCTGCGCCAGATCCATGGCGAGGCGCGCGACCTGGGCCGTCTTTGGGACCGGGCGCGCAGCGGCGGCGCGGCCCCCGCTCTGGAATTCGATATCGCCCTGCGTCGGCTGCTGCGCGACCTGGGCGCCTTCACCCAACGCAAGGCCCGCGCTGACTGGGCCCTGGACCAGCAGGCGCGCGAGGTGCGTGATCACGCCGAACGCCTGGCCCTGACCCCGGCCGAGGAGGTGTTCGGCGGCCTGGCGGCCATGACCCGCGAGCTGGCGCGCGAGGACGGCCTGAAGGTCGAGGTGGTGGTCGAGGGTCTGGACGTGCGCGCCGACCGGGGCCTGTTGCAGGCCCTGAAGGACCCCGCGATGCACCTGTTGCGCAACGCGGTCAGCCATGGCGTGGAGACGGCCAAGACCCGCAAGGCCAAGGGCAAGCCGCCGGTCGCCGCCATCACCCTGAGCATCGCGGCGCGCGGCGACCAACTGGAGCTGTCCGTCCGCGACGACGGTCCCGGCCCGGACCTGGAGAGGATCGCCGTCGCCGCCGTAGAGCGCGGCCTGATCGGCCCGGGGCCGCACACGCCCGAGCAGCTTCTGGCCCTGGTCTTCGAGCAGGGCTTCACCACCGCCGAGACGGTGGATCGCCTGTCCGGCCGCGGCGCGGGCCTGTCGGTCGTCGCCGACGCCGCACGCCGCCTGCATGGCTCGGTGCAGATGCAGGCGGGCGATCCCTGGGGCGCGGTCGTCACCCTGTCCCTGCCGTTCTCGGCCTCGCGCCAGACGGTGGCGCTGGTCGACAGCGCCGACGCCGTCTACGCGGTCCCGGCAACCGGCGTGGAGCGGCTGCTGCGGCTGGGGCGCGGTGACGTTGAAATGCTCGATGGCCGCCCGACGGTGCGGATCGTTATCGGGGGCGAGGACGTTGTCGTCCCGCTTGTCCCGCTTTCCGCCCTCATCGATTTGACCGCCGCTCCCCTGCCCATCGAGGCCGACGCCGTGAAGGCGCTGCTGATCAACAGCGGCGGCCGGCGGCTCGCGGTGGCCGTGGACGGCCTGCGCGACGTACGCTCCATGCTGGTCAACGAGACGCCCGGCCTGCTGCTGGACCCGTCGCTGGTCACGGGCGGCGTCCAGCTGGAGGACGAGACGCCGGCGCTGGTCCTCGATCCCGAAGCCTTGATCCGGCGCTGGACGGAGGGCGGCCGCGCGGCTGCCGCCGCAGAGGTCCGCGATGAGGCCGCCGCCGTGCGGACCATCCTGGTGGTCGACGATTCCATCACCACCCGCACGCTTGAGAAGAGCATCCTGGAGGCCCAGGGCTATCGCGTCGTGCTCAGCGTCGACGGCCTGGACGCCCTGGAAAAGCTGCGCTCGGGCGGCGAGGTGTTCGACCTGGTGGTGGCGGACGTCGAGATGCCCCGCATGGACGGCTTCTCGCTGTTGCAGGCGATCAAGGCCGACGCCGCCCTGTCGGTCCTGCCGGTGATCCTGATGACCTCGCGCCAGGATCCCGAGGATGTGCGCCGCGGCCTGACCCTGGGCGCCGGCGCCTACATCACCAAGCAGAAGTTCGATCAGCGCGAACTCTTGGCGACCATCGGCCAACTGCTGTGA
- a CDS encoding methyl-accepting chemotaxis protein: MTIANRILLGFAFVITLMLGIGIFGLSQVGVVKDTTETVVTRDMAMMREVSGVRNIANEMRAASDAVITSYLSRSAGGLGGDDSDPIAVWRQKGLDMDATLAAAVAKAREFRATSLSSDREEAWGRIEQALSATAVASRQGRADTEALFTAVRTGDAQGVAAAQTALVQRRAEFGRGMQTAETVLDEAILSGQRRVNETYDNSRIWIFAFLIAAAAIAVVITYLIRRSIVGPLGAFMTFVGKVGQGDLTGKAAVGYDEIGKLGGNLNEMVEGLSHLAKQSREATENLNAATAEIRASTQEQAASVEEQLAAVQETAATVDEITHSGAQIGRRAQEVIATAQATAHTSNEGLRAVDETAKAMDAIRDQAEAVAENIVALSEKTQAVGDIIATVNDISERTHLLALNAALEAASAGENGRAFAVVASEMKLLADQAKDATVQVRSILGDIQRGINSSVMLTEEAVKRVAAGKERTDTTQRTITEITGRVQESVQTFQQIVASTNQQQLGIEQVMGALQNIRQASQQTAAGTRQLDEAAANLSNLSRQLLGLVERYRV; encoded by the coding sequence GTGACGATCGCCAACAGAATCCTTCTCGGCTTCGCCTTCGTGATTACGCTGATGCTGGGCATCGGCATCTTTGGATTGAGCCAGGTCGGGGTGGTCAAGGACACCACCGAGACGGTCGTGACCCGCGACATGGCGATGATGCGCGAAGTCTCCGGCGTGCGGAACATCGCCAACGAGATGCGCGCCGCCAGCGACGCGGTCATCACCAGCTATCTGTCGCGCTCGGCCGGCGGGCTGGGCGGCGACGACTCCGACCCGATCGCCGTCTGGCGGCAAAAGGGCCTGGACATGGACGCCACCCTGGCGGCGGCCGTGGCCAAGGCTCGTGAATTCCGGGCGACCTCGCTTTCTTCCGATCGGGAGGAGGCCTGGGGTCGGATCGAGCAGGCCCTGTCGGCCACCGCGGTCGCATCGCGCCAAGGCCGCGCGGATACCGAAGCCCTGTTCACCGCCGTGCGCACCGGCGACGCCCAGGGCGTGGCGGCGGCCCAGACCGCGCTGGTCCAGCGCCGAGCCGAATTCGGCCGAGGCATGCAGACAGCGGAGACCGTTCTGGACGAGGCGATCCTGTCCGGACAGCGCCGGGTGAACGAAACCTACGACAACAGCCGCATCTGGATCTTCGCGTTCCTGATCGCGGCGGCGGCCATCGCCGTGGTCATCACCTATCTGATCCGCCGCTCCATCGTCGGGCCGCTGGGCGCGTTCATGACCTTCGTGGGCAAGGTCGGCCAGGGCGACCTGACCGGCAAGGCCGCCGTCGGCTACGACGAGATCGGCAAGCTGGGCGGCAACCTCAACGAGATGGTCGAGGGGCTGAGCCATCTGGCCAAGCAGAGCCGCGAGGCCACCGAGAACCTGAACGCCGCCACCGCCGAGATCCGCGCCTCCACCCAGGAGCAGGCCGCCAGCGTCGAGGAGCAGTTGGCCGCCGTCCAGGAGACGGCCGCCACCGTCGACGAGATCACCCACTCCGGCGCCCAGATCGGCCGTCGCGCCCAGGAGGTGATCGCCACCGCCCAGGCCACGGCCCACACCAGCAACGAGGGCCTGCGGGCCGTCGATGAGACCGCCAAGGCCATGGACGCCATCCGCGACCAAGCCGAGGCCGTGGCCGAGAACATCGTCGCCCTCAGCGAAAAGACCCAGGCTGTGGGCGATATCATCGCCACGGTGAACGACATCTCCGAACGTACGCACCTGCTGGCCCTGAACGCGGCGCTGGAAGCGGCGTCGGCCGGCGAGAACGGCCGCGCCTTCGCGGTGGTGGCGTCGGAGATGAAGCTGCTGGCCGACCAGGCAAAGGACGCCACGGTTCAAGTCCGCTCGATCCTGGGCGACATCCAGCGCGGCATCAATTCGTCGGTCATGCTGACCGAGGAAGCGGTCAAGCGCGTGGCCGCCGGCAAGGAGCGCACCGACACCACCCAGCGCACGATCACCGAGATCACCGGCCGGGTGCAGGAAAGTGTCCAGACATTCCAGCAGATCGTCGCCTCGACCAACCAGCAGCAGTTGGGCATCGAGCAGGTGATGGGCGCGCTGCAGAACATCCGCCAGGCCAGCCAGCAGACCGCCGCCGGCACCCGCCAGCTAGACGAGGCCGCGGCCAACCTGTCGAACCTGTCGCGCCAGCTGCTCGGGCTGGTGGAACGCTATCGCGTCTAG
- a CDS encoding chemotaxis protein CheW, which translates to MATGRTRKTKLSTGEISPARARRITAARTERLAVRGVETVSAPTLPVLLCETAGGLVGLPLNLVSQVTAISRIASAPRSHPAVIGVLSHAGKLHAAMDLAVLLGSATTPATSGQLLVLANAPHPTALRVDFVLGVAEVEPLADKGDNTHPVAAVRAGLRDHADRTAALLNSDALNRALQTSPSRSLTS; encoded by the coding sequence ATGGCCACAGGTCGCACCAGGAAAACCAAGCTGTCGACCGGCGAGATTTCGCCGGCGCGGGCGCGGCGCATCACGGCGGCGCGCACCGAGCGGCTGGCCGTGCGCGGTGTCGAGACCGTCTCCGCCCCCACCCTTCCCGTCCTGCTGTGCGAGACCGCCGGCGGACTGGTCGGCCTGCCGCTGAACCTGGTCAGCCAGGTGACGGCCATATCGCGGATCGCCTCCGCCCCCCGCAGCCACCCCGCCGTGATCGGCGTGCTGTCCCATGCGGGCAAGCTGCATGCGGCGATGGACCTGGCCGTGCTGCTCGGTTCGGCGACGACGCCGGCCACCAGCGGCCAGCTTCTTGTGCTGGCCAACGCGCCGCATCCGACCGCCCTGCGGGTCGACTTCGTTCTGGGCGTGGCCGAGGTGGAGCCCCTGGCCGACAAGGGCGACAACACCCACCCCGTAGCCGCCGTGCGCGCGGGCCTGCGCGACCACGCCGACCGCACCGCCGCCCTCCTCAATTCCGACGCGCTGAACCGCGCGCTGCAGACCAGCCCTTCCCGGAGCCTGACCTCGTGA
- a CDS encoding CheR family methyltransferase yields MIPRRANDAQILDPSHPFQGLKRRIIERTGHFYYDDKDDLLWERIRRRMTAVRAADAAAYAERLDGIDGEREWAALEAEITVGETFFFRYAEQFTALRETILPELLERRRQSKRLRIWSAGCANGSEPYSVAILLSQMLGEKLPDWRISILGTDINQASLDSAKAGVFGRWALRALKPEDQARWFEAEDKGRWRLKGAYRSLVRFERANLLTLLTGDAPLEWSEFDLILCRNVLIYFHTTTVDALVEAMGERMSGGGWLLVGHAEPNPNFARALEPISLPGTAAYRKPAEGETYEPPALPGTIVFEPPAVLIDPPEPAPTPRFIPKAPPPALAPAPAPAASPPLEQTFAAIQAAADAGRYDDALAQCRKAIGERPEAAELHFIEGVILQAVDRTADAEAAFRRALYLNREFALAHYHLGLLLAATGRKPSGRRALATAAKIAGTLSADARLTAGSGLTAGALRKAARAQLEFVTGG; encoded by the coding sequence TTGATCCCGCGGCGCGCCAACGACGCCCAGATCCTCGACCCGTCGCACCCCTTCCAGGGCCTCAAGCGGCGGATCATCGAACGCACCGGCCACTTCTACTACGACGACAAGGACGACCTGCTCTGGGAGCGGATCCGCCGCCGCATGACCGCGGTGCGCGCGGCCGACGCCGCCGCCTATGCGGAACGGCTGGACGGCATCGACGGTGAGCGCGAGTGGGCGGCGCTGGAAGCCGAGATCACGGTGGGGGAGACTTTCTTCTTCCGCTACGCCGAACAGTTCACGGCCTTGCGCGAAACGATCCTGCCGGAGCTGCTGGAGCGGCGGCGGCAGAGCAAGCGGCTGCGCATCTGGAGCGCCGGCTGCGCCAACGGTTCCGAGCCCTATTCGGTGGCGATCCTGCTGTCGCAGATGCTGGGCGAGAAGCTGCCCGACTGGCGCATCTCGATCCTGGGGACCGACATCAACCAAGCCTCGCTGGACAGCGCCAAGGCCGGGGTGTTCGGGCGCTGGGCGCTGCGGGCGCTGAAGCCGGAGGATCAGGCGCGCTGGTTCGAGGCGGAGGACAAGGGGCGCTGGCGGCTGAAAGGAGCCTACCGGTCGCTGGTGCGGTTCGAGCGGGCCAATCTGCTGACCCTGCTGACGGGCGACGCGCCGCTGGAATGGTCGGAGTTCGACCTGATCCTGTGCCGCAACGTGCTGATCTATTTCCATACGACGACGGTGGACGCCCTGGTCGAGGCCATGGGCGAGCGGATGTCCGGGGGCGGCTGGCTGCTGGTCGGCCATGCCGAGCCCAATCCTAACTTCGCCCGCGCGCTGGAGCCGATCTCGCTGCCAGGGACGGCGGCTTATCGCAAGCCGGCGGAGGGGGAGACCTATGAGCCGCCGGCCCTGCCCGGGACCATCGTCTTCGAACCGCCGGCGGTGCTGATCGATCCGCCGGAACCAGCCCCGACGCCTCGCTTCATCCCGAAAGCTCCGCCCCCTGCCCTCGCTCCCGCTCCCGCGCCGGCCGCCTCGCCGCCGCTGGAGCAGACCTTCGCCGCCATCCAGGCCGCCGCCGACGCCGGGCGATATGACGACGCCCTGGCCCAGTGCCGCAAGGCGATCGGCGAGCGGCCCGAGGCGGCGGAGCTGCACTTCATCGAGGGCGTGATCCTGCAGGCCGTCGATCGGACCGCCGACGCCGAGGCGGCGTTCCGTCGGGCCCTGTACCTGAACCGCGAGTTCGCGCTGGCGCACTATCACCTGGGCCTTTTGCTGGCGGCGACCGGGCGCAAGCCGAGCGGGCGACGCGCCCTGGCGACGGCGGCGAAAATTGCGGGAACCTTGTCTGCGGACGCGCGTTTGACGGCCGGGTCGGGGCTCACCGCGGGCGCGCTGCGTAAGGCTGCGCGCGCGCAGCTTGAGTTTGTTACGGGGGGGTGA
- a CDS encoding chemotaxis protein CheW, with translation MSSPRDIFATFQFGATIAALPREAVVEFLPVPDLARPPAAPRALAGVFNLGGEAVPAVSLAALFGAASEEPSLYSHLVIVRSGERRVALLVDRILDVVEAGPDALRPAEEGDSLNGCVSAQLSSDGVLIPVLSVERLLLAEEKARLADIAEAAQARIDEWSPSAA, from the coding sequence ATGAGCTCGCCGCGCGACATCTTCGCCACCTTCCAGTTCGGCGCCACCATCGCGGCCCTGCCGCGCGAGGCGGTCGTCGAGTTCCTGCCCGTTCCCGACCTGGCCCGCCCTCCGGCGGCGCCCCGCGCCCTGGCCGGGGTGTTCAACCTGGGCGGCGAGGCCGTTCCGGCCGTGTCGCTGGCCGCGCTGTTCGGCGCCGCCTCGGAAGAGCCCAGCCTCTACAGCCATCTGGTCATCGTCCGCTCGGGCGAGCGCCGCGTCGCCCTGCTGGTCGACCGCATCCTGGACGTGGTCGAGGCTGGTCCCGACGCCCTGCGCCCCGCCGAGGAAGGCGACAGCCTGAACGGCTGCGTCAGCGCCCAGCTGTCGAGCGACGGCGTGCTGATCCCGGTGCTGTCCGTCGAGCGCCTGCTGCTGGCCGAGGAGAAGGCCCGCCTGGCCGACATCGCCGAGGCCGCCCAGGCGCGGATCGATGAGTGGAGCCCGTCAGCGGCTTGA
- a CDS encoding helix-turn-helix domain-containing protein produces the protein MNAQDKLESAPNPTDIHVGARIRLRRKHLGISQTQLAEGLGLTFQQVQKYERGVNRVSASKLYDMARTMGVPISYFFDGLPDPTAETPADVTALDDQQAVQEFLLTPEGLEIARAFPKITSNAVRRRVVQLVTSMTDEYEESAA, from the coding sequence ATGAACGCCCAAGACAAGCTCGAATCCGCTCCGAACCCGACCGACATCCACGTCGGCGCCCGCATCCGGCTTCGCCGCAAGCATCTGGGCATCAGCCAGACGCAACTGGCCGAGGGCCTGGGCCTGACCTTCCAGCAGGTTCAGAAGTACGAGCGCGGCGTGAACCGCGTGTCGGCCTCGAAGCTGTACGACATGGCCCGCACCATGGGCGTGCCGATCAGCTACTTCTTCGACGGCCTGCCGGACCCGACCGCCGAGACCCCGGCGGACGTCACGGCCCTCGACGACCAACAAGCGGTCCAGGAATTCCTGCTGACCCCGGAAGGCCTCGAGATCGCTCGCGCCTTCCCCAAGATCACCAGCAACGCCGTGCGTCGCCGGGTGGTCCAGCTAGTCACCTCGATGACCGACGAATACGAGGAAAGCGCCGCCTAA
- a CDS encoding pentapeptide repeat-containing protein translates to MELSGRRRLTQPELDMILTAHERLVGRQAGGRRAILRFTHLSGLDLSRRDLSGVDLSASVLEGCKMQGSKLDGANLFGCDLRRADMRGASLVDADMRGVVLRGATLSSVNLTRADLRPAVVTAPGASRNRSGEDQLKPADAEDADFGGAVLNDAQFSDVSAISADFTDAALRGVTLQGATLRGAKFSGAILVNADFTNADLDRADFDGAVLMNVNLTGAKTVATKMGGCLTDPTRETIERARVVHAALVEHDRWCRSDGREGAPAIIDGEDLRPLGDALSGLKLTAISARRACMVGVKLAGAEMQGARLDGADLRAADLRGADLRGVRLRGANLSKAVLRDATLGPLNLRDRNAAADLSEVRARYLDALGADFTAAILDDADLRGADFTGAAVEGASLQNVVTNLVIWGNAPKGDGA, encoded by the coding sequence ATGGAGCTTTCGGGCCGCCGGCGTCTGACGCAGCCGGAACTCGACATGATCCTGACCGCTCACGAACGCCTCGTGGGGCGCCAGGCCGGCGGCCGGCGCGCGATCCTGCGGTTCACCCATCTCAGCGGCCTCGATCTTTCCCGGCGCGACCTGTCGGGCGTCGACCTTTCCGCCTCGGTTCTGGAGGGCTGCAAGATGCAGGGCTCCAAGCTGGACGGGGCCAACCTGTTCGGCTGCGACTTGCGGCGGGCCGACATGCGCGGCGCCAGCCTGGTGGACGCCGACATGCGCGGGGTGGTCCTGCGCGGCGCGACCCTCAGCTCCGTCAACCTGACCCGCGCGGACCTGCGCCCGGCGGTCGTCACCGCCCCCGGCGCCAGCCGCAACCGTTCCGGCGAGGACCAACTGAAACCCGCCGACGCCGAGGACGCCGATTTCGGCGGCGCGGTGCTGAACGACGCGCAGTTCTCCGACGTCTCGGCGATCTCGGCCGACTTCACCGACGCGGCCCTGCGCGGCGTGACGCTGCAGGGAGCGACCTTGCGTGGCGCCAAGTTCTCCGGGGCGATCCTGGTCAACGCCGACTTCACCAACGCCGATCTGGACCGGGCCGATTTCGACGGCGCGGTGCTGATGAACGTCAACCTGACCGGGGCCAAGACCGTGGCCACCAAGATGGGCGGCTGCCTGACCGACCCGACGCGGGAGACCATCGAGCGCGCACGCGTCGTTCACGCGGCGCTGGTCGAACATGACCGCTGGTGCCGCAGCGACGGCCGCGAAGGCGCGCCGGCCATCATCGACGGCGAGGATCTGCGCCCCCTGGGCGACGCGCTGAGCGGGCTGAAGCTGACGGCGATCTCCGCCCGCCGCGCCTGCATGGTCGGGGTGAAGCTGGCCGGGGCCGAGATGCAGGGCGCCAGGCTGGACGGCGCCGACCTGCGGGCCGCCGATCTACGCGGGGCCGACCTGCGGGGCGTGCGCCTGCGCGGGGCGAACCTGAGCAAGGCGGTGCTGAGAGACGCCACGCTGGGCCCGTTGAACCTGCGCGACCGAAACGCGGCGGCGGACCTGTCGGAGGTCCGCGCGCGCTATCTGGACGCCCTGGGCGCGGACTTCACCGCCGCCATTCTGGACGACGCCGACCTGCGCGGCGCTGACTTCACGGGCGCCGCCGTCGAGGGCGCCAGCCTGCAAAATGTTGTCACCAACCTGGTGATATGGGGCAACGCCCCAAAGGGAGATGGGGCCTGA
- a CDS encoding PaaI family thioesterase — protein MSDIDFSQQLTQAQAGSLPALLGLQWLEAQPGLVKGRFEVQPHHMAPNGFLHAASVIALADSACGYGCMVSLPEGAASFTTIELKSNFLGTARDGAVAVEARLAHGGRMTQVWDAVVTHEVTGRTIALFRCTQMVLHPKNPG, from the coding sequence ATGTCCGATATAGATTTTTCGCAACAGCTGACCCAGGCCCAGGCTGGCTCCCTGCCCGCCCTGCTCGGCCTTCAATGGCTGGAGGCGCAGCCTGGCCTGGTGAAGGGCCGCTTCGAGGTGCAGCCGCACCACATGGCGCCCAACGGCTTCCTGCACGCCGCCAGCGTCATCGCCCTGGCCGACAGCGCCTGCGGCTATGGCTGCATGGTGTCCCTGCCCGAGGGCGCGGCCAGCTTCACCACCATCGAGCTGAAATCCAACTTCCTGGGCACCGCCCGCGACGGCGCGGTGGCGGTGGAGGCCAGGCTCGCCCACGGGGGCCGTATGACCCAGGTGTGGGACGCCGTCGTCACCCACGAGGTGACCGGCAGGACCATCGCCCTGTTCCGCTGCACCCAAATGGTTCTGCACCCCAAAAACCCGGGTTGA
- a CDS encoding PaaI family thioesterase — protein sequence MSEPDSDFAPVDALIRKALNDQGLFRHMGAEIVELSRGNAVVALAYRDEVAQHNGFFHGGAVGFLVDVACAAAGGSALRQPGSTVLTAEYKLNIVAPARRGRLVCRATVVKPGRSLIPVEAKVYAVGDNGTERLVAVGLATMAVVTAERVAA from the coding sequence ATGAGCGAGCCTGATTCCGACTTCGCCCCCGTCGACGCGCTGATCCGAAAGGCGCTGAACGACCAGGGCCTGTTTCGCCACATGGGCGCGGAGATCGTGGAGCTGAGCCGCGGGAACGCGGTCGTCGCCCTCGCCTATCGGGACGAGGTGGCGCAGCACAACGGCTTCTTTCACGGCGGGGCCGTCGGCTTTCTGGTCGATGTGGCCTGCGCGGCGGCCGGGGGCTCGGCCCTGCGCCAGCCGGGCAGCACGGTGCTGACCGCCGAGTACAAGCTCAACATCGTCGCCCCCGCCCGTCGCGGCCGGCTGGTCTGCCGGGCCACGGTGGTCAAGCCAGGCCGTTCGCTGATACCGGTGGAGGCCAAGGTCTACGCCGTCGGCGACAATGGGACCGAGCGGCTGGTCGCCGTGGGACTGGCCACCATGGCGGTGGTGACCGCTGAACGCGTCGCCGCCTGA
- a CDS encoding MBL fold metallo-hydrolase, with the protein MQPEIQAFVNPDSLAVTYLIVDPSTGLCAFVDPTLDIDPVAKKVSSAFVEGIVAKIRERDMGPTWVLQTGIEGDRITAAGRIKYLTGGSTCIGAEVPKTIAALCPLAGIEVSVSGVDSMGYDFDKLARGGDPMPMGSLKLYALPIPGRTPEAVAYRVGNAVFVGTALSADAKSAGSTDLPTANPAQLHQSLRRLLTKLPEGTRLYHSQAVRAADGTLVHETTIADHRKNNADVGDELNETAFAAIRGLAPMTLSPVQKFALKVNLSAGRLAPK; encoded by the coding sequence ATGCAGCCGGAAATCCAGGCGTTCGTAAATCCGGACAGCCTCGCCGTCACGTATCTGATCGTCGACCCGTCCACCGGGCTGTGTGCGTTCGTGGACCCGACGCTGGACATCGACCCCGTCGCCAAGAAGGTCTCCAGCGCCTTCGTCGAGGGAATCGTCGCCAAGATCCGTGAACGCGACATGGGTCCCACCTGGGTCCTGCAGACCGGCATCGAGGGCGACCGCATCACCGCCGCGGGGCGCATCAAGTACCTGACGGGCGGCTCCACCTGCATCGGCGCCGAAGTCCCCAAGACCATCGCCGCCCTGTGCCCCCTGGCGGGCATCGAGGTCAGCGTCTCGGGCGTCGACTCCATGGGCTACGACTTCGACAAGCTGGCCCGCGGCGGCGATCCCATGCCGATGGGCTCGCTGAAGCTGTACGCCCTGCCGATCCCCGGCCGCACGCCCGAGGCCGTGGCCTATCGCGTCGGCAACGCGGTGTTTGTGGGCACGGCCCTGAGCGCGGACGCCAAGAGCGCGGGCTCGACCGATCTGCCGACCGCCAATCCCGCCCAACTGCACCAGTCGCTGCGCCGCCTGCTGACCAAGCTGCCGGAAGGCACAAGGCTGTATCACAGCCAGGCCGTGCGGGCCGCGGACGGGACGCTGGTCCACGAGACCACCATCGCCGATCACCGCAAGAACAATGCGGACGTGGGCGACGAGTTGAACGAGACCGCCTTCGCCGCCATTCGCGGCCTGGCCCCCATGACCCTCAGCCCGGTCCAGAAATTCGCGCTGAAGGTCAATCTCAGCGCCGGGCGCCTGGCGCCCAAGTAA